A window from Bordetella petrii encodes these proteins:
- the rfbC gene encoding dTDP-4-dehydrorhamnose 3,5-epimerase: MKITPLAIPDVVLIEPDVFSDARGYFFESYNAARLQAALGRAPAFVQDNQSRSVRGVVRGLHYQIRQPQAKLVRVVAGEVFDVAVDLRRASPTFGQWAGALLSAENKRQLWVPEGFAHGFMVLSDVAETLYKATDYYAPAHERCVRWNDPDIGIAWPELGEAIVSAKDRRGVALRDADTYA, translated from the coding sequence ATGAAAATCACGCCCCTGGCCATTCCCGATGTCGTGTTGATCGAACCCGACGTCTTCAGCGATGCGCGCGGCTACTTCTTCGAAAGCTACAACGCGGCGCGCCTGCAGGCGGCGCTGGGGCGCGCGCCCGCCTTCGTGCAGGACAATCAATCGCGTTCGGTGCGCGGCGTCGTGCGCGGGCTGCATTACCAGATACGCCAGCCGCAGGCCAAGCTGGTGCGCGTGGTGGCGGGTGAAGTCTTCGACGTGGCGGTGGATCTGCGCCGCGCCTCGCCCACCTTCGGGCAATGGGCCGGCGCCCTGCTGTCGGCCGAAAACAAGCGCCAGCTCTGGGTGCCCGAAGGCTTCGCGCACGGCTTCATGGTGCTGTCGGACGTGGCCGAGACCCTGTACAAGGCCACCGATTACTACGCGCCTGCGCACGAGCGCTGCGTGCGCTGGAACGATCCGGATATCGGCATCGCATGGCCGGAACTGGGCGAAGCGATCGTGTCCGCAAAAGACCGCCGCGGCGTGGCGCTGCGGGATGCGGACACGTATGCCTGA
- the rfbD gene encoding dTDP-4-dehydrorhamnose reductase yields MKILLLGATGQIGNALCRTLLPLGRITAPTRAQADLDDLDGLRALLRAQAPDLIVNAAAWTAVDPAQQDPAPARRANAEAVAVLAAQARQSGALLVHYSTDYVFDGAKPAPYLETDAPNPLNEYGRSKLAGEQAIEASGCRALVLRTSWIYAAHGRNFVKTVLQLARQRDELRVVADQVGAPTSAELVADVTALALAAHRRQSLPEGLYHLSAAGSASWHDLACRSVRRARQQGMALRLRPERIHAIGTDDYPLPAPRPRNSRLDTQRLAGALGLDLPDWTVHLDRTIDCLARRGSGALPDTP; encoded by the coding sequence ATGAAGATCCTGCTGCTGGGCGCCACGGGCCAGATCGGCAATGCCTTGTGCCGCACCCTGCTACCGCTGGGCCGCATCACCGCGCCCACGCGCGCCCAGGCCGACCTGGACGATCTGGACGGCCTGCGGGCGCTGCTGCGGGCGCAGGCCCCCGACCTGATCGTGAACGCGGCGGCCTGGACGGCGGTCGACCCGGCGCAGCAAGACCCCGCCCCGGCCCGGCGCGCCAATGCTGAAGCCGTGGCCGTGCTGGCCGCGCAGGCACGCCAGAGCGGCGCGCTGCTGGTGCACTATTCCACCGATTATGTATTCGACGGCGCCAAGCCGGCCCCCTACCTGGAAACCGACGCCCCCAACCCGCTGAACGAATACGGCCGCTCGAAGCTGGCGGGCGAGCAGGCCATCGAGGCCAGCGGCTGCCGCGCCCTGGTGCTGCGCACCAGCTGGATCTACGCCGCGCACGGCCGCAATTTCGTCAAGACCGTCCTGCAGTTGGCGCGGCAGCGCGACGAACTGCGCGTGGTGGCCGATCAGGTCGGCGCGCCGACGTCGGCCGAACTGGTGGCCGACGTTACCGCCCTGGCACTGGCCGCGCACCGCCGCCAAAGCCTGCCCGAGGGCCTGTATCACCTTAGCGCGGCCGGCAGCGCCAGCTGGCACGACCTGGCCTGCCGCAGCGTGCGGCGCGCCCGGCAACAGGGCATGGCGCTGCGCCTGCGGCCCGAGCGCATCCACGCCATCGGCACCGACGACTACCCCCTGCCCGCGCCGCGCCCGCGCAACTCGCGGCTGGACACGCAGCGCCTGGCCGGCGCGCTGGGGCTGGACCTGCCCGACTGGACCGTGCACCTGGACCGCACCATCGACTGCCTGGCCCGGCGCGGGTCCGGCGCCCTGCCGGACACACCATGA
- the rfbB gene encoding dTDP-glucose 4,6-dehydratase, whose amino-acid sequence MSILVTGGAGFIGSNFVLAWLGHTDEPVINLDKLTYAGHAGNLDSLKGDARHLLVQGDIADSGLVATLLQTHQPRAVLNFAAESHVDRAIRGPDAFIHTNVTGTFQLLEAVRAYWQALDGPARAGFRYVQVSTDEVYGSLEPQAPPFAEGDPYRPNNPYSASKAAGDHLVRAYRHTYGLPVLTTHCPNNYGPRQFPEKLIPLLIHQALAGRPLPLYGDGSHVRDWLYVDDHCAGLRRVLEAGEPGQVYHIGAGQERSNLQVAQAVCALLDTWRPRGDGRAHGEQITFVHDRPGHDRRYAIDAGKIHRQLGWRPSHAFDAGLRATVQWYLDHPQWVAGVAGGAYRHWLQTQYAP is encoded by the coding sequence ATGAGCATCCTCGTCACCGGCGGCGCCGGCTTCATCGGTTCGAACTTCGTGCTGGCCTGGCTGGGCCATACCGATGAACCCGTCATCAACCTGGACAAACTGACCTACGCCGGCCATGCCGGCAACCTGGACAGCCTGAAAGGCGATGCCCGCCACCTGCTGGTGCAGGGCGATATCGCCGACAGCGGCCTGGTGGCCACGCTGCTGCAAACCCACCAGCCGCGCGCGGTGCTGAATTTCGCTGCCGAATCGCATGTCGACCGCGCCATCCGCGGGCCCGATGCCTTCATCCACACCAATGTCACGGGCACTTTCCAGCTGCTGGAAGCGGTGCGCGCCTATTGGCAGGCGCTGGACGGGCCGGCGCGCGCGGGTTTTCGCTACGTGCAGGTATCCACCGACGAGGTCTACGGCTCGCTCGAGCCGCAGGCCCCGCCGTTCGCCGAAGGCGATCCGTACCGGCCCAACAACCCCTATTCGGCCAGCAAGGCCGCGGGCGACCACCTGGTGCGCGCCTACCGCCACACCTACGGCCTGCCGGTGCTGACTACGCACTGCCCCAACAATTACGGCCCGCGCCAGTTTCCCGAAAAGCTGATTCCGCTGCTGATCCACCAGGCCCTGGCGGGCCGGCCGCTGCCCCTGTACGGCGACGGCTCGCACGTGCGCGACTGGCTGTACGTGGACGACCACTGCGCGGGCTTGCGGCGGGTGCTCGAAGCCGGCGAGCCCGGCCAGGTCTATCATATCGGCGCCGGCCAGGAACGCAGCAACCTGCAGGTGGCCCAGGCCGTGTGCGCGCTGCTCGATACCTGGCGGCCACGCGGCGACGGGCGCGCCCATGGCGAACAGATCACCTTCGTGCACGACCGCCCCGGCCACGACCGGCGCTACGCCATCGACGCCGGCAAAATCCACCGGCAGCTCGGCTGGCGGCCAAGCCATGCGTTCGACGCCGGCCTGCGCGCCACCGTGCAGTGGTACCTGGACCATCCGCAATGGGTGGCCGGCGTGGCGGGCGGCGCCTATCGCCATTGGCTGCAGACGCAGTACGCGCCATGA
- a CDS encoding cob(I)yrinic acid a,c-diamide adenosyltransferase — protein MGNRLSAVATRTGDDGTTGLGDGSRTGKDTPRIAALGEVDELNSVIGLLRAETLPDAVQADLGVIQNDLFDLGAELCIPGHTTLDASQLAFLDERLAHYNGALPPLREFILPGGCRAAALAHLARTVARRAERSVVALGRDEPLNAPVRQYLNRLSDLMFVLARHLNGAQGAGDVFWTSRHSRVQP, from the coding sequence ATGGGCAACCGACTTTCCGCCGTGGCCACCCGCACCGGCGACGATGGCACCACCGGCCTGGGCGACGGCAGCCGCACCGGCAAAGACACGCCGCGCATCGCCGCGCTGGGCGAGGTAGACGAGCTGAACAGCGTCATCGGCCTGTTGCGCGCCGAAACACTGCCCGACGCCGTGCAGGCCGATCTGGGCGTCATCCAGAACGATCTGTTCGACCTGGGCGCCGAGCTGTGCATTCCGGGCCACACCACGCTGGATGCCAGCCAGCTGGCCTTTCTGGACGAGCGCCTGGCCCACTACAACGGCGCGCTGCCGCCGCTGCGCGAATTCATTCTGCCGGGCGGCTGCCGCGCCGCGGCGCTGGCCCACCTGGCGCGCACGGTGGCGCGCCGGGCCGAACGCTCGGTGGTGGCGCTGGGCCGCGACGAACCCCTCAACGCCCCGGTGCGCCAATACCTGAACCGCCTGTCCGACCTGATGTTCGTGCTGGCCCGCCACCTGAATGGCGCGCAGGGCGCCGGCGATGTCTTCTGGACCAGCCGGCATTCCCGGGTGCAGCCCTAG
- a CDS encoding copper-binding protein yields MQHAHKAAAGLLAAAVLAGGAGLPAPARAASQEAPATATATATASGEVRRVDAAGGKVTIKHDKITALDLPAMTLVYRADPALLAGIRPGDKVRFTATRQDGRYVVTDISK; encoded by the coding sequence ATGCAGCATGCGCACAAAGCGGCGGCCGGCCTGCTGGCGGCGGCCGTACTGGCCGGCGGGGCCGGCCTGCCCGCGCCCGCCCGGGCGGCCAGCCAGGAAGCGCCCGCCACCGCCACCGCCACCGCCACCGCCAGCGGCGAAGTGCGCCGGGTGGACGCGGCCGGCGGCAAGGTCACCATCAAGCACGACAAGATCACGGCCCTGGACCTGCCCGCCATGACGCTGGTGTATCGGGCCGATCCGGCCCTGCTGGCCGGCATCAGGCCAGGCGACAAGGTGCGTTTCACCGCCACCCGCCAGGACGGCCGCTACGTGGTCACCGACATCAGCAAATAG
- a CDS encoding Bug family tripartite tricarboxylate transporter substrate binding protein, translating into MKKTWKPWLAAGLLSLAGAAQAAGYPERPLHLLVGFPAGGASDVAARAMAAKMETLLGQPVVVENKPGAASNIASDAVAKARPDGYTLLFGTISLSINGSLYKSLPYDPVRDLTPVSQLSSAPFLLVVNPKSPIHSVADLIDTAKHAQKGHEPDYATAGNGSGSHLFMELFCARAGIQLSHVPYRGAAPAMADVLGGQVPLTFDNIITTLPLIKSGKLRALAVSSAQRSPAAPDIPSLAELGVKDYDATSWFGLFVPAGTPPDIIGKLGKVAVQAVNTPEVSATLRKVGAEPVGSTPQQFAAFFKEEVDKWAEVVQRAHVQID; encoded by the coding sequence ATGAAGAAGACCTGGAAACCCTGGCTCGCGGCGGGGCTGCTGTCGCTGGCCGGCGCCGCCCAGGCGGCCGGCTACCCCGAACGGCCGCTGCACCTGCTGGTGGGCTTTCCCGCCGGCGGCGCATCGGACGTGGCGGCGCGCGCCATGGCGGCCAAGATGGAAACCCTGCTGGGCCAGCCGGTGGTGGTCGAGAACAAGCCCGGCGCCGCCAGCAATATCGCGTCCGACGCGGTGGCCAAGGCCAGGCCCGACGGCTACACCCTGCTGTTCGGCACGATTTCGCTGTCGATCAACGGCAGCCTGTACAAAAGCCTGCCGTACGATCCGGTGCGCGACCTGACGCCGGTATCGCAGCTGTCGTCCGCGCCGTTCCTGCTGGTGGTGAACCCCAAGTCGCCGATCCATTCCGTGGCCGACCTGATCGACACCGCCAAGCATGCCCAGAAGGGCCATGAACCCGATTACGCCACGGCCGGCAACGGATCGGGCTCGCACCTGTTCATGGAGCTGTTCTGCGCCCGCGCCGGCATCCAGCTGTCGCACGTGCCGTACCGGGGCGCGGCGCCGGCCATGGCCGACGTGCTGGGCGGCCAGGTGCCGCTGACCTTCGACAACATCATCACCACGCTGCCGCTGATCAAAAGCGGCAAGCTGCGCGCGCTGGCTGTCAGCAGCGCGCAGCGCTCGCCGGCCGCCCCCGACATTCCCTCGCTGGCCGAGCTGGGGGTGAAAGACTACGACGCCACTTCGTGGTTCGGCCTGTTCGTGCCGGCCGGCACGCCGCCGGACATTATCGGCAAGCTGGGCAAGGTCGCGGTGCAGGCCGTCAACACCCCTGAAGTCAGCGCCACCTTGCGCAAAGTGGGCGCCGAGCCGGTGGGCTCGACGCCGCAGCAGTTCGCGGCCTTTTTCAAAGAAGAGGTCGACAAGTGGGCCGAGGTGGTGCAGCGCGCCCACGTGCAGATCGACTGA
- a CDS encoding aspartate/glutamate racemase family protein, producing MRIWHQSFTVLNDLGAYHQALQQHFARVARPDTQIDLHGMHPGTYRSHYPGTDIRHASLQYVHALQFMTAAVQAQREGYDVYAISTLPEPALREVRGMVDIPVVGYGESAMLTACMLGRKFGVLVFIDDLNELIAENARGHGLASRFAGAMPVGFTFQDVLDGFDDASGLIERFRAAARRLIAQGADVIIPGEAPMNVLLARNGVAEVDGVPVLDSLASWIKQAEALGDLRRLCGIQASRRGFYNTPPDLDRVTEVFSFYGLDRLGSSS from the coding sequence ATGCGAATCTGGCATCAAAGCTTCACCGTCCTGAACGACCTGGGGGCGTACCACCAGGCCCTGCAACAGCATTTCGCGCGCGTGGCGCGCCCCGATACGCAGATCGACCTGCACGGCATGCATCCGGGCACGTACCGGTCGCACTATCCGGGCACGGACATCCGCCATGCGTCGCTGCAATACGTGCATGCGCTGCAGTTCATGACGGCGGCCGTGCAGGCGCAGCGAGAAGGCTATGACGTGTACGCCATCAGCACGCTGCCCGAGCCGGCGTTGCGCGAGGTGCGCGGCATGGTCGACATCCCGGTGGTGGGCTATGGCGAATCGGCCATGCTGACGGCCTGCATGCTGGGCCGCAAGTTCGGCGTGCTGGTCTTCATTGACGATCTCAACGAACTGATCGCCGAGAACGCGCGCGGCCATGGCCTGGCATCGCGCTTTGCCGGCGCCATGCCGGTGGGTTTCACGTTCCAGGACGTGCTGGACGGGTTCGACGATGCTTCCGGGCTGATCGAGCGCTTCCGCGCCGCGGCGCGCCGCCTGATCGCCCAGGGGGCCGACGTGATCATTCCCGGCGAGGCGCCCATGAACGTGCTGCTGGCGCGCAACGGGGTGGCCGAGGTCGACGGCGTGCCGGTGCTGGATTCGCTGGCCAGCTGGATCAAGCAGGCCGAAGCCCTGGGCGACCTGCGCCGCCTGTGCGGCATTCAGGCTTCGCGCAGGGGCTTCTACAACACGCCGCCCGACCTGGACCGCGTCACCGAGGTTTTTTCGTTCTACGGCCTGGACCGACTGGGATCATCGTCTTGA
- a CDS encoding LysR substrate-binding domain-containing protein → MDKLWAMQVFARVMECGSFSRAAESLNVANATVTSCVRNLEQHLGVTLIQRNTRHLHLTEEGRLFLPRCLEVLNAVLQAEADVQGSAADIAGPLRVEAPFAIGQSLLCPALVELTRRHPGLSVSMTLTNEPHNLIERATDVAVRMDRVEDADLVGRPIYEAHYVACGAPDTVAAALAAAPTPRDLNPARCLGLLQGTRQTPNPWIFTRGKEQAVVQPGGILHFNNTESLIQAAVRGAGLIYVLDIFVADLIDQGRLARLYPEWTTTVRTFYAVTVKTRYTAPKVRAFIDFLLEIFDARRRPPVKTMIPVGPGRRTKKPR, encoded by the coding sequence GTGGACAAACTCTGGGCAATGCAGGTGTTCGCGCGCGTGATGGAATGCGGCAGCTTTTCGCGCGCCGCCGAATCGCTGAACGTCGCCAATGCCACGGTCACCTCGTGCGTGCGCAACCTGGAACAACACCTGGGCGTCACGCTGATCCAGCGCAATACGCGCCACCTGCACCTGACCGAAGAAGGCCGCCTGTTCCTGCCGCGCTGCCTGGAAGTGCTGAACGCCGTGCTGCAGGCCGAGGCCGACGTGCAGGGCAGTGCGGCCGACATCGCGGGCCCGCTGCGCGTCGAGGCGCCGTTCGCCATCGGCCAGAGCCTGCTGTGCCCGGCGCTGGTCGAGCTGACGCGGCGCCACCCCGGCCTGTCGGTATCGATGACGCTGACCAACGAGCCGCACAACCTGATCGAGCGCGCCACCGACGTGGCCGTGCGCATGGACCGCGTCGAAGACGCCGACCTGGTCGGCCGCCCCATCTACGAAGCCCATTATGTGGCGTGCGGCGCCCCCGACACGGTGGCCGCGGCGCTGGCCGCCGCCCCCACGCCGCGCGACCTGAACCCGGCGCGCTGCCTGGGCCTGCTGCAGGGCACGCGCCAGACGCCCAACCCGTGGATATTCACGCGCGGCAAAGAGCAGGCCGTGGTGCAGCCCGGCGGCATCCTGCACTTCAACAACACCGAATCGCTGATCCAGGCCGCAGTGCGCGGCGCCGGGCTGATCTATGTGCTGGACATCTTCGTGGCCGACCTGATCGACCAGGGCAGGCTGGCGCGGCTGTACCCCGAATGGACGACCACGGTGCGCACGTTCTACGCGGTCACGGTGAAAACGCGCTACACCGCGCCGAAGGTGCGGGCGTTCATCGATTTCCTGCTGGAAATCTTCGATGCGCGCCGCCGTCCGCCCGTCAAGACGATGATCCCAGTCGGTCCAGGCCGTAGAACGAAAAAACCTCGGTGA
- the hslU gene encoding ATP-dependent protease ATPase subunit HslU, whose translation MSASTMTPGEIVSELDKYIIGQNRAKRAVAVALRNRWRRQQVEEPLRHEIHPKNILMIGPTGVGKTEIARRLAKLANAPFIKIEATKFTEVGYVGRDVDTIIRDLTEYSIKQTRELEMRRVRTQAEDAAEDRILDALVPPARGASGEPERGEDSNARQTFRKRLREGKCDDLEIEIEIAQPVPQMDVMTPPGMEEMAEQLRGMFAGLARDKKKPKKMKVKEAFKLIVEEEAAKRINEDDLRTVAIANVEQNGIVFLDEIDKIAARQESGGADVSRQGVQRDLLPLVEGTTVNTRYGMVRTDHILFIASGAFHLSRPSDLIPELQGRFPIRVELESLTAQDFVRILSDTDASLIKQYSALLATEDVQLDFKPDGIERLAELAFSVNERTENIGARRLYTVMEKLLEELSFDATASSGKTVTIDAAYVDAQLSEAASSQDLARYVL comes from the coding sequence ATGTCCGCATCCACCATGACCCCCGGGGAAATCGTCTCCGAACTCGACAAGTACATCATCGGCCAGAACCGCGCCAAGCGCGCGGTGGCCGTGGCCCTGCGCAACCGCTGGCGGCGCCAGCAGGTCGAAGAGCCCCTGCGCCATGAAATCCACCCCAAGAACATCCTGATGATCGGGCCCACCGGCGTGGGCAAGACCGAAATCGCCCGCCGCCTGGCCAAGCTGGCCAACGCGCCCTTCATCAAGATCGAGGCCACCAAGTTCACCGAGGTGGGCTACGTGGGGCGCGATGTCGACACCATCATCCGCGACCTGACCGAATACTCCATCAAGCAGACGCGCGAACTCGAAATGCGCCGGGTCCGCACCCAGGCCGAAGACGCCGCCGAAGACCGCATCCTGGACGCCCTGGTGCCGCCGGCGCGCGGCGCCTCGGGCGAACCCGAGCGCGGCGAAGACAGCAATGCCCGCCAGACCTTCCGCAAGCGGCTGCGCGAGGGCAAGTGCGACGATCTGGAAATCGAGATCGAAATCGCCCAGCCCGTGCCGCAGATGGACGTCATGACCCCGCCCGGCATGGAAGAAATGGCCGAGCAGCTGCGCGGCATGTTCGCCGGGCTGGCGCGCGACAAGAAAAAGCCCAAGAAAATGAAGGTAAAAGAAGCCTTCAAGCTGATCGTCGAAGAAGAGGCCGCCAAGCGCATCAACGAAGACGATCTGCGCACCGTCGCCATCGCCAACGTCGAGCAGAACGGCATCGTGTTCCTCGACGAAATCGACAAGATCGCCGCGCGCCAGGAAAGCGGCGGCGCCGACGTGTCGCGCCAGGGCGTGCAGCGCGACCTGCTGCCGCTGGTGGAAGGCACCACGGTCAACACCCGCTACGGCATGGTGCGCACCGACCACATCCTGTTCATCGCCTCGGGCGCGTTCCATTTGTCGCGGCCGTCCGACCTGATCCCCGAACTGCAGGGGCGCTTTCCCATCCGCGTCGAGCTTGAATCCCTGACGGCGCAAGACTTCGTGCGCATCCTGTCCGACACCGATGCGTCGCTGATCAAGCAGTACTCGGCGCTGCTGGCCACCGAAGACGTGCAGCTGGACTTCAAGCCCGACGGCATCGAGCGCCTGGCCGAATTGGCGTTTTCCGTGAACGAGCGCACCGAGAATATCGGCGCGCGGCGCCTGTACACGGTCATGGAAAAACTGCTGGAAGAACTGTCGTTCGACGCCACCGCCAGCAGCGGCAAGACCGTCACCATCGACGCCGCCTACGTCGACGCGCAGCTGTCGGAAGCGGCCAGCAGCCAGGACCTGGCGCGCTACGTGCTGTAG
- the hslV gene encoding ATP-dependent protease subunit HslV gives MEQFHATTIVCVRRGNQVALGGDGQVTLGNIVIKGTARKIRRLYHDKILAGFAGATADAFTLQERFEAKLEKHQGHLMRAAVELTRDWRTDRVLRRLEAMLIVADAEHTLVLTGNGDVLEPEHGLAAIGSGGAYAQSAALALLRNTELSPQDIVKQSLEIAGDICIYTNQNHVIETLGE, from the coding sequence ATGGAACAATTTCACGCCACCACCATCGTCTGCGTGCGCCGCGGCAACCAGGTCGCGCTGGGCGGCGATGGCCAGGTCACCCTGGGCAACATTGTCATCAAGGGCACGGCCCGCAAAATCCGCCGCCTGTACCACGACAAGATCCTGGCCGGCTTCGCCGGCGCCACGGCCGACGCCTTCACCCTGCAGGAACGCTTCGAGGCCAAGCTCGAAAAGCACCAGGGCCACCTGATGCGCGCCGCCGTCGAACTGACGCGCGACTGGCGCACCGACCGCGTGCTGCGCCGCCTGGAGGCCATGCTGATCGTGGCCGACGCCGAACACACCCTGGTGCTTACCGGCAACGGCGACGTGCTCGAGCCCGAGCACGGCCTGGCGGCCATCGGCTCGGGCGGCGCCTATGCCCAGTCGGCCGCGCTGGCGCTGCTGCGCAACACCGAACTGTCGCCGCAAGACATCGTCAAGCAGTCGCTGGAAATCGCCGGCGACATCTGCATCTACACCAACCAGAACCACGTCATCGAAACGCTGGGCGAGTAA
- the dksA gene encoding RNA polymerase-binding protein DksA → MATKAATKKSSKSTSDTAIDLPSEQELLAMPESDYMNDRQLAFFKERLKQLEQDILANAGETTEHLRETQFVPDPADRATIEEEHALELRTRDRERKLLKKVQQSIARIDSGEYGWCEETGEPIGIPRLLARPTATLSLEAQERREMRQKLYGD, encoded by the coding sequence ATGGCTACCAAGGCAGCAACCAAAAAATCAAGCAAGTCGACGAGCGATACGGCGATTGATCTGCCCAGCGAACAAGAATTGCTGGCCATGCCCGAATCGGACTACATGAACGATCGCCAGCTGGCGTTCTTCAAAGAACGGCTCAAGCAACTCGAACAAGACATCCTGGCCAATGCCGGCGAAACCACCGAGCACCTGCGCGAAACGCAATTCGTGCCCGATCCCGCCGACCGCGCCACCATCGAAGAAGAGCATGCCCTCGAACTGCGCACCCGCGACCGCGAGCGCAAGCTGCTGAAAAAAGTGCAACAGTCCATTGCCCGCATCGACAGCGGCGAATACGGCTGGTGCGAAGAAACCGGCGAACCCATCGGCATCCCCCGCCTGCTGGCCCGCCCCACCGCCACCCTGTCGCTGGAAGCCCAGGAACGCCGTGAAATGCGCCAGAAACTGTACGGGGACTGA
- a CDS encoding CobW family GTP-binding protein produces MNTQRSLDKMVPVTILTGFLGAGKTTLLKRILTEFHGRRVAVIENEFGPESIDNDLLVQDSEEEIIELSNGCVCCTVRGDLMRTLTDLRAKRQAGQLNFERVILETTGMANPGPVCQTFFMDDEIAEYYRLDAVVTVVDAKHGMATLDAQPEAQKQVGFADRILVSKKDLVNEADYEALRARLVRINPRAPISPVNFGDADLKSIIDISGFNLNSILDIDPDFLADEHPDAAHSHAHGHDHGHDHDHDHEGECGDHCHHEHHHHHHHHDDEIGAFVFRSNKPFDPARLEEFLGGVVQVYGPDLMRYKGILYMKGINRRMLFQGVHMMMGAEPGKPWTAAEKPSTKMVFIGRKLPQEIFTRGLEQCLAG; encoded by the coding sequence ATGAATACCCAGCGCAGTTTGGACAAAATGGTTCCCGTCACCATCCTCACCGGCTTTCTCGGTGCGGGCAAGACCACCCTGCTCAAGCGCATCCTCACCGAATTCCACGGTCGCCGCGTCGCGGTCATCGAAAACGAATTCGGGCCGGAAAGCATCGACAACGATCTGCTGGTGCAAGACAGCGAAGAAGAAATCATCGAGCTCAGCAACGGCTGCGTGTGCTGCACCGTGCGCGGCGACCTGATGCGCACCCTGACCGACCTGCGCGCCAAGCGCCAGGCGGGGCAGCTGAATTTCGAGCGCGTCATCCTCGAAACCACCGGCATGGCCAACCCCGGCCCGGTGTGCCAGACGTTCTTCATGGACGACGAAATCGCCGAGTACTACCGCCTGGATGCGGTCGTCACGGTGGTCGACGCCAAGCACGGCATGGCCACGCTCGACGCGCAGCCCGAAGCCCAGAAGCAGGTCGGGTTCGCCGACCGCATCCTGGTGTCAAAGAAAGACCTGGTCAACGAGGCCGACTACGAAGCGCTGCGCGCGCGCCTGGTGCGCATCAACCCGCGCGCCCCGATCTCGCCGGTGAACTTCGGCGACGCCGACCTGAAGTCCATCATCGACATCAGCGGCTTCAACCTGAATTCCATTCTCGACATCGACCCGGATTTCCTGGCCGACGAACACCCCGACGCGGCGCACAGCCACGCCCACGGCCATGATCACGGGCACGACCACGATCATGACCACGAAGGCGAATGCGGGGATCATTGCCACCACGAACATCATCACCATCATCACCACCACGACGACGAAATCGGCGCGTTCGTCTTCCGCTCCAACAAGCCGTTCGATCCCGCACGGCTGGAAGAATTCCTGGGCGGCGTGGTACAGGTTTATGGTCCCGACCTGATGCGCTACAAAGGCATCCTGTACATGAAAGGCATCAATCGCCGCATGCTCTTCCAGGGCGTGCACATGATGATGGGTGCCGAACCCGGCAAGCCGTGGACCGCGGCCGAAAAGCCATCCACCAAGATGGTCTTCATCGGACGCAAGCTGCCCCAGGAAATTTTCACCCGGGGCTTGGAGCAGTGCCTGGCGGGCTGA
- a CDS encoding Fur family transcriptional regulator has product MSTSSRPSRPDPVGDQLSIAESLCAQRGRRLTPIRRKVLELLLRHGRSLKAYELLDAMRAVHPGAAPPTVYRALDFLMDEGLIHRLDAVNAWTACHDAAGAPHDLLVVCTGCGAVAEVSDPAMSRQLAERVARTGFALATHETEIRALCPQCQQKSAAAGHHPHGHAH; this is encoded by the coding sequence ATGTCCACTTCGTCCCGCCCCTCACGCCCCGACCCTGTCGGCGACCAGCTCAGCATCGCCGAATCGCTGTGCGCGCAGCGCGGCCGCCGGCTGACGCCGATTCGCCGCAAGGTGCTGGAATTGCTGCTGCGCCACGGCCGCAGCCTGAAAGCCTACGAATTGCTCGACGCCATGCGCGCCGTGCACCCGGGCGCCGCGCCCCCCACCGTGTACCGCGCCCTCGATTTCCTGATGGACGAAGGCCTGATCCACCGGCTGGATGCCGTCAATGCCTGGACGGCCTGCCACGACGCGGCCGGCGCGCCGCACGACCTGCTGGTGGTGTGCACCGGCTGCGGCGCCGTCGCCGAAGTCAGCGACCCGGCCATGAGCCGGCAACTGGCCGAACGCGTGGCCCGCACCGGCTTTGCACTGGCCACCCACGAAACCGAAATCCGCGCGCTGTGCCCGCAGTGCCAGCAGAAGTCCGCCGCCGCGGGCCATCACCCGCACGGCCACGCCCACTGA